In Halomarina salina, one DNA window encodes the following:
- a CDS encoding ASCH domain-containing protein yields MTPSVDEFWSAFLDGVPDESAPDGYDNVFSFGDSPELADELGALVVAGEKTATAEARWTFEAEGERAPAPGDYSVVLDGSGDPLCVVETVEVRVVPFDEVDEAFARDEGEGYESVEEWREDHWQYFSRTLSAHDRSPTERMPVVCERFRVVYDGH; encoded by the coding sequence ATGACACCTTCCGTCGACGAGTTCTGGTCGGCGTTTCTCGACGGCGTGCCCGACGAGTCCGCTCCCGACGGGTACGACAACGTCTTCTCGTTCGGCGACTCGCCCGAGCTAGCGGACGAACTGGGCGCGCTCGTCGTCGCCGGGGAGAAGACGGCGACGGCGGAGGCACGCTGGACGTTCGAGGCCGAGGGAGAACGGGCCCCCGCGCCCGGCGATTACAGCGTCGTCCTCGACGGCTCTGGCGACCCGCTGTGCGTCGTCGAGACCGTCGAGGTACGGGTCGTCCCGTTCGACGAGGTGGACGAGGCGTTCGCCCGCGACGAAGGAGAGGGGTACGAGTCGGTCGAGGAGTGGCGCGAGGACCACTGGCAGTACTTCTCGCGGACGCTCTCGGCTCACGACCGCTCGCCGACGGAGCGAATGCCGGTCGTCTGCGAGCGGTTCCGCGTGGTCTACGACGGCCACTGA
- a CDS encoding PspA/IM30 family protein, which translates to MGLFDRTTEALEREVNRLLDDVEDPQESLDYTYERLRDELARVDEALVDLVTQRKRLEGERDRLEDRIADHNDRAREAVEEGDDARARDHLEDKRSDMGRLDDVDARIADLHDAESDLKSRRNELKERIERFRTERAELNARQSAASAEASVADALGQEGDGTADRRVADATDHVEESEARAAALEELRSEGFFDEEERQRLDAEQARVDAEVESELETLRSQVRGEDDVPDATADDADDADDADGPDDDADDAADPTDADDASTVPDDADDDES; encoded by the coding sequence ATGGGACTGTTCGACAGGACGACCGAGGCGCTCGAACGCGAGGTCAACCGCCTCCTCGACGACGTGGAGGACCCACAGGAGAGCCTCGACTACACCTACGAACGACTGCGGGACGAACTGGCGCGCGTCGACGAAGCGCTCGTCGACCTGGTCACCCAGCGCAAGCGCCTCGAAGGCGAGCGGGACCGCCTCGAAGACCGCATCGCGGACCACAACGACCGCGCCCGCGAGGCCGTCGAGGAGGGCGACGACGCCCGCGCCCGCGACCACCTGGAGGACAAGCGCTCGGACATGGGCCGACTGGACGACGTGGACGCGCGCATCGCCGACCTGCACGACGCCGAGTCGGACCTCAAGTCGCGGCGCAACGAACTCAAGGAGCGCATCGAGCGGTTCCGCACCGAGCGCGCCGAACTGAACGCCCGACAGAGCGCCGCGAGCGCGGAAGCCTCCGTCGCGGACGCACTCGGCCAGGAGGGCGACGGGACGGCGGACCGCCGCGTCGCGGACGCCACCGACCACGTCGAGGAGAGCGAGGCGCGGGCGGCCGCCCTCGAGGAACTCCGTTCGGAGGGGTTCTTCGACGAGGAAGAACGCCAGCGACTCGACGCCGAACAGGCCCGCGTCGACGCCGAGGTGGAGTCGGAACTCGAGACGCTCCGCAGTCAGGTGCGTGGCGAGGACGACGTCCCCGACGCGACTGCCGACGACGCTGACGACGCTGACGACGCCGACGGCCCTGACGACGACGCCGACGACGCCGCCGACCCGACCGATGCGGACGACGCGTCGACTGTCCCGGACGACGCGGACGACGACGAGTCGTAA